The sequence below is a genomic window from Dioscorea cayenensis subsp. rotundata cultivar TDr96_F1 chromosome 6, TDr96_F1_v2_PseudoChromosome.rev07_lg8_w22 25.fasta, whole genome shotgun sequence.
ACGATGCCCAAGTTGCCTTCTCGTGACAGGCGAACCCAAACACAATTCTCGATTGTcgtccgtaggcttgtcatggtcgggtatggggaaaatAGCTTCTTTATACGccaatttgtaattgtcgatggTGAAGTAGTTGCTAATATATCGATGAATGTTGGTGTCTAGTTGCATTATTGCAGCACATGCATGTTTGCACAGGGATATCATAAACTTGTCATCTGCGACATGAGCAAGTTTTACGCGATAGATCTACGGAGTTGCTGCTctagtcaatcacttcataatgcTCAttgacacaatgaccaacataAAGATTTGGCTTTCCGTAATAAGTATCCCTATCTTCGAATGTATGTCAGGCCATAAGTAGGTAtcacatttgttcacttgtTCACGGTGgatgcataacatgcgcatcagctTGAACCTGTATGACGTAGAACATATATTCTTAAACACTGTTAAGCTAAGACACTtaaatttaaatggaaacatacatttttaaatgataagaaaCTATATTAAGCGATTACCtttatagttaaatataaacaaCATTATTTAATCAGAAACAATTATGTTTAAAGATAAGAACCATTTTTAAGCGTTACAgaaaatcaacattcaaatacCGTATGGAGTCAACCATTTTTGTCACCGATAAATGTTGAGCCTTTTTTATCCACGCATTGAACTAAtctgcgacatttgaatacatttcGCCCCAACGTTCACCTTTGAATAGATAATTCCACCAATGTGGCATATCTGATTTATAAATCAACCAGTGATATACTTCGGGTAATATGGCGCGCAGTttattcacggtatcatcgaattctttagccgtgaatgcccacgcaataagaaagtatatggaccagcactcctccctcaatgccttcccaagtctggcattggttttattaaaattggcctccaaatgtcaaaGGCAATATACATGTGGGGAAGAAGAGAAGACTTTTGCAATGGCGTTCACAAGGCCTTtagacctgtccgacacgaatgtaattatctattcataatctccttcatcgtataaagcatcacctaacttggaaatAAACCACGTCCAATTTTCATcagtctcgttgtcgacaataccgaaagcgatgtggaaaaaaccattattttcatctttgcctgtggcacccaatagagtacgccgatactttccaaggaggtgagtaccatcgagaaacagcagcggcctacAAGCCCttttgaatcccacaatacacacattgaaagaaaagaatacacatttaaaatgctcaccgtctctttccataATCACAATGCTGTCGAGGTTtatctcaaccaccttatccacgtaccaaagcaacaaatcgtaaCTGGAGACGTCGCTGCCATCGAGGATCATCCGGGCATGcttttttcccaaccaagcttgcTTATATGGAATGTGGATACCATGTTCCcgtaacatgtccttctgaatatcaatggccttgtacaagggttactccttgagcttctgaatgaCTCATGTGCTTaaccattttttggacgctttcggatatGACACCAAtccaattccaccaccgcaagtgtgtatTGGGTGCATTgttttgattctgaaagtattctTATTATATTCCTTCGATGCTTGAAGGCGCCATGGACAACCAACGACAACGCATTCTacagtcacccggtgttttttattctttatgaatttgaagtcaaaattccatttGCTAGCAAAATTAAGAAGTGCGTCTCTGAAATTTTCAACGCTTCCAAAACATTGTTTGATATTCAACGACAACACCTCGAAATGATCTGATGAGGAAGAAAGGCATTACACATTATCAGAGTTGCCATGAGGTCGAACGGATAcactcgcagaatccgaattcctgccaacacttcagtttaagcaaaaaacatcaatattttaagcggaaacacaaaagtttaaatggaaactagaTAATTTAAACGgtaaaatagtattttaaatggaaacaaaaaaacttaaacatAAAAGAATATTGGTAAAGGGAAAATGAacaattttaaacggaaactggACAACCTTAAATGGAAACTGGGATGGGAAATGGGTAACAAAGCAAAGCTTATGGTTTTGCTTTGTTTCATGCAGAAACATATGGTTTAAGTGGAAACCGAATTATTTAAGGGAAAAGATATGATTTTAAGCAGGCACTAGGATAATTAAGCAATAATTAACTTTTACAATTatgtaaacataaaatataaaagagaagTACTTTATAACGAGAAGAAATTGTTTCAGTAGGatgcgacaatggcacatcatctgtctcaaccaCAAGATCGACTGTAGCGCATTTGAATAGGGAGGAAACGTGACACATGCGCTAGAAGTCAATCTCATTTTCTAtcggacaaaccgttttatgtccatcgggtgtgacaaacttcaccctgacaagggaaaACATccagaccccatcgctcacatatctccgctaacactgattcccaaaaAGTCAGCGTCGTTAACACTAACACTcatccctccccgttgtatctagcaatagcataaaaactctccataataaacctgcatttttataaattgttactctcTCTCTCGCAGGATGATCAATGCGagggaaaggaagaaattctcaccttattggCAATCGGCAGAACTCCAACAATCCAAGGTGATGAGTCTTCTTCCAAACTTTATTTgagaaaacaaatgcaaaaataatgcaaaaagatatgcaaaaaaatttaacaaaaacttTGCAGGGGTTGTTTGGAAAGTTTTAGAATTCATGAGAgctaaacaataatttaaataatatgaatttagATTTCAgtagaattaaagaaaaaaaattcttaatcaTAACGTATTATATATTTGGTAAGGGAGTGAATGAGGTATTATTTCGGTATTTGGaggattaaaagaaaatatacaaacatacacatAAGAATTTTAGAATCCAATCTCTAAACCAGAatgcaaaaaattaattattctatATGCATTAGGCATATATGAGATAAAACCCTtaaaaattagggtttaaaAATACACCCTCAAATGTAAGTATTAAACTCAATTCCACTGTATGACTCaagaataaaattgaaatataattttcttttatacaaaatcaacaaacgacaaaacaaaatataaacgGATATAGAAGTGCACCAATTACGGTGGCTTCACTGGCTTCAAAAAGTAAAATGTAATATGAGAGATTCGAACTCGAAACTCTCAATCACAAGCACAAGCACAGGTAACTATCTACCCCTGTTGAAACagaataacataaaataaaaaatagataaatattatgattaatatcAGCTCTTAATTTGCTTTGCCTCTTTGAACACTCTGTACAAACTGCTACTATACTTGGAAGGAATCCAACATGGCTTTCAGAGTCTTTTGAGAGGATGGCCATTGCTTGTCATTGGCACTGGCTACAAACAGAACAACTGTGCTTCCCTTGGCAGTAGCTTTCGCCAAATTATGTGATCCCGTCAATGCAAATGGAGTTTCGAGCACATAGGTGTAATACTGCATTTACCAACAAGAACATGTTTAGAAACCAACCATAAGAAACAGAATCATCCTTTCAAACATAGCATAATAGTTTGGAGAGGAAATTCAAACGAACCAATctgatttttagaaaaatttgcaTGAGCAACATTTTACCACAAAAGCTTGCAAACTGATACACTAAACATTGCATGAATGCAAAAGTTAGAGATAAACCAATATGAAGTGTTTTAGTATCAGACTACAAAGTTGCAAATGTTTAATAAATGAATCAGTTCAAAGCATAAGCAGTAATCgcaaaaaattgttgtttgaaTTGCGGTATCACTGTCAAATGTGATTAAGTGCTTGGATCCCATCAGTTGCGTTAAAGATATCTAAGGTATGTGCAAGAAAATTATATACGGGACCATGCCAACACAGTGAGAAGTCAATATGGCAATCTCTGGAAGTATACCCAAATAGTGGAGCATAAGATATGACTAACAGGTGAATCCATAAAGTGTGCTTCAAAAAGGACAAGGAGAATATATATCTGCTAGGatgaattgaagaataaaagTTCAATCAGTTGAAAGTTACCGTCTGATCACCCTTTTTTTCAATGGATGTTTCAAGTAGTTCATCTTGGTCAAATGTATTTCCAGTGACAAAGGGGCCAAGAGATGCAATCAGCTTCTCCGGGCTGCCAATATCTTCAATGGTGGCATTTGGTTTGTTAGTTAGACGTATCAAAGGTGATGCTACCACCTGAATCTTTCCTTGGTTCTCATCTTCAAATTTAACCTCAACCCAAGGTTCAGCACACTTTGGTTGACAATAGTTTCCAGAAAGGATGTTTGCAACTCGTGCTTGTTTCCAAGTTGATGGAAGAATGAATTCATATGGCTCCACATTACCTAAGCCATTAGAATGTGAACATGCATTATAAAACATATGACTGTACGGGAAGAGCTTGAGAATAGAAAGCGATTGTTAGCAATAAATACATTAATGCTATATAACCTACATCCAGTGAATGGCTTGAGCTCACAACAACACAAATTTTAATGCCTAGGAGTGAGCAAGTAAATTGAtccataaaatattttatccTCAATATTCAACTAAACGCATGGTTGCAAGACTAgccttcatcatcttctaaaaCATATACTGGTTCAAAGGAACAGTACCATTCTCCCCTCGCATCCACAGTTTCACATTCACATGAGACTCAATTGCATCATTTTTCACTTGGGC
It includes:
- the LOC120262967 gene encoding psbP domain-containing protein 6, chloroplastic-like, with translation MATTASAAPIYPLLSSSPRSSIPESLTLVVSQHRVSSKDSTIQHCAQVSRRRDFIGGIALLAALWREPLASEAREVEVGSYLPPFPSDPSFVIFKASPKDTPALRAGNVEPYEFILPSTWKQARVANILSGNYCQPKCAEPWVEVKFEDENQGKIQVVASPLIRLTNKPNATIEDIGSPEKLIASLGPFVTGNTFDQDELLETSIEKKGDQTYYTYVLETPFALTGSHNLAKATAKGSTVVLFVASANDKQWPSSQKTLKAMLDSFQV